A region of Bacteroidia bacterium DNA encodes the following proteins:
- a CDS encoding DUF4199 domain-containing protein: MGVVMIAGFLLGSYAHALFYQVTMFLTLLLAPLGLMLYTRKQAGGYLNYGKTFQAGFIPIFLSVCILSVFYFLYLQYLNPLAFEYEKQKTAANLKAAGMQEDLIKNTLQNMKPIKTALNYFLSFWIVGTLSCLLYAALCYRSETS; the protein is encoded by the coding sequence ATGGGTGTTGTCATGATTGCAGGCTTCTTACTAGGCAGCTATGCACACGCTTTATTCTATCAAGTTACTATGTTCCTAACGTTACTTTTGGCGCCCCTGGGACTGATGCTATATACTCGCAAACAAGCAGGAGGATACTTAAACTACGGCAAAACATTTCAAGCAGGTTTTATACCTATTTTTTTAAGCGTCTGCATCCTATCAGTATTTTATTTTTTATATCTACAATACCTTAATCCCCTAGCCTTTGAGTACGAAAAACAAAAAACAGCCGCTAACCTTAAAGCAGCAGGTATGCAAGAAGACCTCATAAAAAACACCTTGCAAAATATGAAACCTATCAAAACCGCCCTAAACTACTTTTTAAGTTTCTGGATAGTAGGTACTTTGAGCTGCCTACTGTATGCCGCTCTCTGTTACAGAAGTGAAACTTCTTAA